In the genome of Cryptomeria japonica chromosome 8, Sugi_1.0, whole genome shotgun sequence, one region contains:
- the LOC131077273 gene encoding chlorophyll a-b binding protein CP29.2, chloroplastic — translation MASSLSSSSPAWLCGHKLNSLHSAGSGHGSKNFKVFARFGFGGSKAKTKKSPPPKPRGGSFSDRPLWFPGATAPEWLDGSLVGDYGFDPLGLGKPAEYLQYDLDELDQNQAKNLAGDVIGTVRFDRQEVNATPFQPYSEAFGLQRFRECELIHGRWAMLATLGALAVETFTGVTWQDAGKVELVEGSTYFGLPLPFNITSLIWIEVLLIGYIEFARNAELDPEKRLYPGGPFDPLGLASDPEKKSQLQLAEIKHARLAMVAFVGFAVQAIVTGKGPLNNWVTHLSDPLHTTILDTFL, via the exons atggcttcatctctctcctcctcatcgcCGGCCTGGCTATGCGGCCACAAATTGAATTCCTTACACTCAGCAGGCAGCGGCCATGGAAGCAAAAACTTCAAAGTATTTGCGCGCTTCGGATTCGGCGGCAGCAAGGCCAAGACCAAGAAATCTCCGCCCCCAAAGCCCAGAGGAGGCTCTTTTTCCGACAGGCCTTTGTGGTTTCCGGGCGCCACGGCCCCCGAATGGCTGGACGGATCTCTGGTCGGAGACTACGGGTTCGACCCCCTGGGATTGGGGAAACCCGCAGAGTATCTGCAATATGACTTGGATGAATTGGACCAGAACCAGGCCAAGAACTTGGCCGGAGATGTGATCGGAACTGTGCGCTTCGACAGACAGGAAGTGAACGCCACGCCTTTTCAGCCCTACAGTGAGGCGTTCGGCCTGCAGCGATTCCGGGAGTGCGAGCTAATTCATGGCCGCTGGGCGATGCTCGCTACCCTCGGTGCCCTAGCTGTCGAGACTTTCACTGGAGTCACCTGGCAGGATGCTGGAAAG GTGGAATTGGTGGAGGGATCAACATACTTTGGGCTACCTTTGCCCTTTAACATTACATCATTGATATGGATAGAGGTGTTGTTAATTGGTTATATTGAGTTTGCAAGAAATGCTGAGTTGGACCCAGAGAAGAGGTTGTATCCAGGTGGCCCATTTGACCCATTAGGATTGGCATCAGACCCTGAGAAGAAAAGTCAATTACAATTGGCAGAGATAAAACATGCTCGCCTTGCCATGGTTGCATTCGTGGGCTTTGCAGTACAAGCAATTGTAACTGGAAAGGGCCCTCTCAATAACTGGGTTACACACCTTAGTGATCCTCTCCATACTACTATTCTTGACACCTTTCTCTAG